In the genome of Telluria mixta, the window GCTGGACCTGTTCCGCATGGAGACGCGCGAGCAGATGCGCGTGCTGACGGACGGCCTGCTGCTGCTCGAACAGGATGCCGTCGACGCGGCCCGGCTGGAATCGATGATGCGCGCGGCGCACAGCGTCAAGGGCGCGGCCGCGATCGTCGGCCTGGAGCCGGCCGTGCGCCTCGCGCATGCCATGGAGGACGTGCTGGTCGCGGCGCAGGAAGGCCGGGTCCAGCTCGACGCGGGCGGCGTGGACGTGCTGCTGGGCGCCGTCGACGTGCTGCAGCAGCTGGCGGAAGCCGAAGGCGCCGCTGCGCCGCGCGGCAATCGCGTCGCGGCCGTGGTCGCGGCGTTGGGCGCCCTGCACGGCAAGGGCTCCGCCGCACCGCCCGTCCCACAGACGCCCCCACAGCCCGTGCCGGCGCAGGCTCCCGCGCCGGCCGCGGCACCGCCCTCCCCGCCGGCCGGCAACGACGAACTGCTCACGCTGGCGGGGCAGGCACGCCTGCACGCGGGCCAGCTGCGGCCGTGGATCGCCGGGCTGCAGCGCTACAAGCGGCACCAGCGCGCCGTCTACGAGGCGCTGGACGACTTGCAGGACGCGATCCGCGCGACGGGCGACGCGCGCCTGGCCGAACTGGCGCAGCGCGCGGCCGACCGCGCCGCACCGCTGCGCGACACCCTGCACCGCACGATCGAGGGCGCCGAGCACTACGAACGGCAGGCGCTGACCGTGTCCACGCGCCTCGCCGACGAGGTGCTGGCGCTGCGCATGTGTCCCTTCGCGGAAGGCGTGCACGCGCTGCCGCGCATGGTGCGCGACCTGGCGCGCGGCCTCGGCAAGGACGTGCGCGTGGAGATCGCGGGCGCGGACACGCTCGTCGACCGCGCCGTGCTGGCCCGCATGGAAGGTCCGCTGCACCAGTTGCTGCGCAACGCCGTCGACCACGGCATGGAGCTGCAGGTGGAGCGTACGGCCGCCGGCAAACCCGCGCACGGCACGATCCGCCTGGAAGCGCGCCACCGCGGCGGCATGCTGGCGCTGGTGGTGGCGGACGACGGCCGCGGCGTCGATCCGGAGCGCATCCGCGCGGCCGCCGTGCGCCGGCAAGTGGCCGCGCCCGCGTTCGCGGCCGAGCTGTCCCAGGCCGAGCTGCTGGAATTCCTGTTCCTGCCCGGCTTTTCGCTGAAGGAGAGCGCGACCGAACTGTCCGGGCGCGGCGTTGGCCTGGACGTCGTGCACGACGCCGTGCGGAGCCTGAACGGCACCGTGCGTGCGGAATCCACGCCGGGCGCCGGGTTCACGACCGTGATCACGCTGCCGCTCACGCAGTCGATCGTGCGCGCCCTCGTCGTCGACGTGGCCGGCGAAGCCTACGCGCTGCCGATCGCGCGGGTGGAAGGCGTGCGCCGCGTGCTTGCCGCCGACGTGCGCACATTGCACGGCCGCCAGTACGTCGACGGCGCCGATGGCCATGGCCAACTTGGCCTCGTCGCCGCCAGCCAGGTGCTGGACCTGGGTGACGCCGTCGCGGGGGCGGACGTCACGCTGGTCGCGATCGGGACGGGACGCGAACGCTACGGCCTCGTCGTCGACGCCGTGCGCGGCGAACAGAGCCTGACCGTGCAGCCGCTGGAGCCGACGTTCGGCAAGCTGCGCGACATCGCGGCCGCCGCCCTGCTCGACGACGGCACGCCGGTGCTGATCCTCGACGTGCCCGACCTGCTGCGCTCGATCGCGCTCCGGCTGGACGACGGCGCAGCGCTGCGCCTGGGATTTGCCGCGGGGGAGTCCCCGGCCGGACGCGCGCGGCGCGTGCTCGTGGTGGACGATTCGCTGACGGTACGCGAGATGCAGCGCAAGCTGCTGGCCGCGCGCGGCTACCACGTGGACGTGGCGCTGGACGGCGTCGATGGCTGGAACCAGTTGCGCGGGGCCGACTACGACCTCGTGATCACGGACATCGACATGCCGCGCCTGGACGGCATCGGCCTCACGGAACGCATCCGGCGCGACCCG includes:
- a CDS encoding hybrid sensor histidine kinase/response regulator, whose product is MSTKDEKMSEDLSGYSMLDLFRMETREQMRVLTDGLLLLEQDAVDAARLESMMRAAHSVKGAAAIVGLEPAVRLAHAMEDVLVAAQEGRVQLDAGGVDVLLGAVDVLQQLAEAEGAAAPRGNRVAAVVAALGALHGKGSAAPPVPQTPPQPVPAQAPAPAAAPPSPPAGNDELLTLAGQARLHAGQLRPWIAGLQRYKRHQRAVYEALDDLQDAIRATGDARLAELAQRAADRAAPLRDTLHRTIEGAEHYERQALTVSTRLADEVLALRMCPFAEGVHALPRMVRDLARGLGKDVRVEIAGADTLVDRAVLARMEGPLHQLLRNAVDHGMELQVERTAAGKPAHGTIRLEARHRGGMLALVVADDGRGVDPERIRAAAVRRQVAAPAFAAELSQAELLEFLFLPGFSLKESATELSGRGVGLDVVHDAVRSLNGTVRAESTPGAGFTTVITLPLTQSIVRALVVDVAGEAYALPIARVEGVRRVLAADVRTLHGRQYVDGADGHGQLGLVAASQVLDLGDAVAGADVTLVAIGTGRERYGLVVDAVRGEQSLTVQPLEPTFGKLRDIAAAALLDDGTPVLILDVPDLLRSIALRLDDGAALRLGFAAGESPAGRARRVLVVDDSLTVREMQRKLLAARGYHVDVALDGVDGWNQLRGADYDLVITDIDMPRLDGIGLTERIRRDPRLARLPVMIVSYKDRPEDRARGLEAGADYYLAKGAFHDATLLDAVRDLVGGAGTERTP